TTAGGACAACCCTTAAGTCGCAAAGGTTACTTAACCCCGCAAGCTCGTCAAAAAGTCGCTTATCTCCCACAAAATTTCTTGTTTGATCGGCGGATTCCGATTATTGTGGAAGAATTTGTGGCTCTAGGCTGGCATCGTTTAGGGGTGCAACTCCCTTGGTCAGATCGCAAAAAATGTAGTTTAGCGGTGGAAGAAGCTCTAGCACGGGTGGATGCTTCTTATTTGAAGCGGAAGCCCATTAGTCAACTTTCTGGGGGAGAAACCAAGCGCATTTTATTGGCTTACTGCTTGGTGCGTCCCCGTCGCTTATTAATTTTAGATGAAGCCCCAGCAGGGTTAGATATTCGTGGCGAATCAGAGTTTTATCAATTACTCCATCAATTAAAAGAAGAACAAGGTTGGGCAATTTTACAGATTTCCCATGATCTCGATATGGTAAGGCGACACTGCGATCGCGTGGTTTGTTTGAATCGTCACATTTTATGCGAAGGTAAACCCGAATGGGCGCTATCTCCCGAGAATTTATCGAGAGCTTACGGTTCTGAATTTGTTGGCTATCGAGGGTAAGGAAATATCAGAATATCATTAAAAGAAGTGACAGTTTTTTTAGAAAATTAAAGTTGAATCTTATTCCTTAAAATCAAGTAAACTTTATAAATCAACCATTTTTCTGTCATATTTTATAATCATGCTGGAGATAAACGATATTTCTACCCCAATTGAACTGCCGATGAAACAAATTGCTGAATTTTGTCAACGTTGGCAAGTCATTGAGTTTGCGCTGTTTGGTTCAGTGCTACGGAATGATTTTCGTTCAGACAGCGATGTGGATGTCATGGTGCAATTTCATCCCGATGCTCACCCAAGGTTTAGAACATTAGATCAAATGGAAGCAGAACTAAAAACGATGTTTCATCGGGAGGTTGACTTAATTACTCGTGAAGGGATTGAAGCCAGTCGCAACGACTTACGCCGTCGTGAAATCCTTTCCTCGATTCAGGTGATTTATGCAAAGAGATCGTTAATTCCTGCTTGATATACTGCAATCAGCAGAACTGGTTGTAACCTACACTGAGCAATGCACGAAAGCTGAATTTTTGGAAAATATGCAACTTCAAGATGCTGTCATTCGAAGGCTTTTGGTGATTGCTGAAGCCGCAAGACGAGTTTCCGAAGAGACTCGACAAAGGTTTTCCAATATTGCCTGGCAGGAAATCAATGGTATGCGAAATCGATTAGTTCATGAATATGATGATGTAAATCTGAATATTGTCTGGGATGTCGTTCAATTTGAGATACCAGAATTGATCCAAGAATTGAAATCAAACACTTCTCTTGAATAAGGAGTGTTGATGTAAGCAGTGTCGGAGAGTCGCTATTTTATATTCTTGCTATGGCGCGATCGCGCTCTCTTTCAATCATTTGTTGACGCTCTCCCATTAAATCAAAGATTATGATGGGAGTCTTATCAGGACGCTAGATAAAATAATACGCTAACATTATTGACACTAGTGCTTGGCTAGCCATGCAAATGCTTCACGGTAGTTGGATTCCTAAATTAAACAAGGCTTGAAAAAGAATGTCCTTAGAAATAGAAATTACACGGGTAATTGAGTTATTTGAGCTTCCTTTTATGCAGCGAGCAGTGATAGGAGGAGCTTTAACTGGTTTAATTGGAGGATTTCTTGGCAGTTTTACCATTTTACGGCAATTATCGTTTTTTAGTGATGCTTTAGGGCATTCTGCACTATTAGGGATTAGTCTTGGGTTATTATTAGAGGTGAATCCCTCTGTGGTTTTATTACCCTTTGCGGTTTTCTTTGCCCTCGGTGTGGGTTATCTCCTCCAGCGCACCGAATTATGGACAGATGCCCTGCTCAATATTATTTATTCTTCGTCTCTTGCCATTGGGATTATCATTCTCAGTTTTGTGCGTCGCCAAACAGGAATTAATAACTTGCTATTTGGGGATATTTTGGCAATTCGACAATCAGATATTATTCTGAGTGGCTTCCTTTTAGTCGGTTGTATTTTATTTATTGGGCTGACTCTACGCACCCAAATGTTAATGATTTTGCATGAACCTTTAGCAGTTGCCCGAGGGATTTCGGTATCTCTACACCGTACCCTATTTATTGTTTTATTATCCCTTGTGGTTGCGATTGCGATTAATGCAGTAGGGGTATTACTGGTTAGTGCTTTTGTGGTGATTCCTGCAGCAGCTGCCCGATTAATGAGTTCAAGTTTTATTCACTATATCTTTTTATCCGCAGGGTTAGGAACAGTTTGTGCGGTGTTAGGAGTCTTTTTCTCGGCAGTGTTTAATTTACCTTCAGGGCCAACGATTGTTGCGACACAATTAGGGATTTTTCTAAGCGCGATCGCGTTTTCTCAGGTTAGACTTTTAACGAGTTGAAGATGGCTTATGGGCAACCCAATATTTACTCGCAAAATGATTGCTAATTGAGGTAATTTGAAAACCAGCATCAGTCAGTCGCTTTTCAAAATCATCATAAATATAATGTTTGTAATAGGGTTCGTGGAACATCGCAGGAAAGTTTTCCATCATCGGTTTTAATTCTGGGCTATCTACGGCTTGAATTGAATCGCAAATAACTAGAACTCCCTCTGGTTTTAAAACCCGAAACATTTCATTAATAACATTTTGACGTGCCGTTGCTGGTAACTCATGGAAGGTAAAAACACAACTCAAACCATGAAAATAGTCATCAACAAACGGCAGAGACTCTGCATTTCCTTGTATTAATTGCGGTAATTCCCCTGGAATTTCTGAGAGTAATTGATTGGCTTTTCGTAAATAAGCTGGAGATAAATCCACGCCATACAAAGAAACCTTAGATAGCATTCCTCGTAAGAAGCGAAGGGTGCGCCCAGTTCCACAAGCAACATCTAAAATTTTTGTATTTCGAGATTCAAGCGAAGTAATGTCACTTAACCCAGTTTTTAAGGGGGCTAAAATGCGTCTTCGCATGGCATCAGCTGCCCCATTAAATAGCAATTCTACTTGTAGATCATAAAGATTTGCTGATAAATCACTTAA
This window of the Euhalothece natronophila Z-M001 genome carries:
- a CDS encoding metal ABC transporter ATP-binding protein codes for the protein MPDSVLEIDELTVYRGTAVAVEKVSFSLMEGTDTAIVGPNGAGKSTLVQAVLGILPRHSGNVFVLGQPLSRKGYLTPQARQKVAYLPQNFLFDRRIPIIVEEFVALGWHRLGVQLPWSDRKKCSLAVEEALARVDASYLKRKPISQLSGGETKRILLAYCLVRPRRLLILDEAPAGLDIRGESEFYQLLHQLKEEQGWAILQISHDLDMVRRHCDRVVCLNRHILCEGKPEWALSPENLSRAYGSEFVGYRG
- a CDS encoding nucleotidyltransferase family protein, with product MLEINDISTPIELPMKQIAEFCQRWQVIEFALFGSVLRNDFRSDSDVDVMVQFHPDAHPRFRTLDQMEAELKTMFHREVDLITREGIEASRNDLRRREILSSIQVIYAKRSLIPA
- a CDS encoding HepT-like ribonuclease domain-containing protein produces the protein MENMQLQDAVIRRLLVIAEAARRVSEETRQRFSNIAWQEINGMRNRLVHEYDDVNLNIVWDVVQFEIPELIQELKSNTSLE
- a CDS encoding metal ABC transporter permease — encoded protein: MSLEIEITRVIELFELPFMQRAVIGGALTGLIGGFLGSFTILRQLSFFSDALGHSALLGISLGLLLEVNPSVVLLPFAVFFALGVGYLLQRTELWTDALLNIIYSSSLAIGIIILSFVRRQTGINNLLFGDILAIRQSDIILSGFLLVGCILFIGLTLRTQMLMILHEPLAVARGISVSLHRTLFIVLLSLVVAIAINAVGVLLVSAFVVIPAAAARLMSSSFIHYIFLSAGLGTVCAVLGVFFSAVFNLPSGPTIVATQLGIFLSAIAFSQVRLLTS
- a CDS encoding class I SAM-dependent methyltransferase, with product MGSSVSFQPWEQAFNPVFKFAYQAFQQSKTVFALNHKTMSSRLTNFMVPQREENIQSLPPEVINKMRQRLDQLLEIDWQEAEQGIYPKSVLFDNAWNDFFQYYPMVWMDLIPTVERIQKKRYQEFSADIDTEGYPSYYLQNFHHQTDGYLSDLSANLYDLQVELLFNGAADAMRRRILAPLKTGLSDITSLESRNTKILDVACGTGRTLRFLRGMLSKVSLYGVDLSPAYLRKANQLLSEIPGELPQLIQGNAESLPFVDDYFHGLSCVFTFHELPATARQNVINEMFRVLKPEGVLVICDSIQAVDSPELKPMMENFPAMFHEPYYKHYIYDDFEKRLTDAGFQITSISNHFASKYWVAHKPSSTR